Proteins co-encoded in one Malus sylvestris chromosome 7, drMalSylv7.2, whole genome shotgun sequence genomic window:
- the LOC126627729 gene encoding cytochrome P450 77A3-like has product MEGVMMDVVLVCLVLVFFRLWWRYWSGGGRKNLPPGPPGWPIVGNLIQVILQRRHFIYVVRDLRAKYGPIFTMQMGQRTLIIVTSSDLIHEALVQRGPEFASRPADSPIRLLFSVGKCAINSAEYGPLWRTLRRNFVTELINPARIRQCSWIRNWAIKSHMDRLLKSDGGIVHVMSECRLTTCSILICLCFGAKISDEKIKTIESVLKDVMMMTTPKLPDFLPVLTPLFRRQVGEAKELRRRQLECLVPLVRDRKAFVLGSDNVEDENVRKIMVSPKGAAYIDSLFELEVPGRGKDGGRRRLEEEELVTLVSEVINAGTDTSATALEWALFHLVMDQKIQEKLYREIVDCVGTDRSPYTDQQKPHEEVITESDVEKMSYLSAVVKETFRRHPPSHFVLSHATVKDTELGGYTVPADASVEFYTAWVTEDPEMWEDPGEFRPERFMAGGDGVDVDVTGTKGVKMVPFGAGRRICPAWTLGTLHINLLLARMVHAFKWLPVPDSPPDPTETFAFTVIMKNPLKAIIVPRSSMSSTKI; this is encoded by the coding sequence ATGGAGGGGGTGATGATGGACGTCGTTCTGGTGTGTTTGGTGCTTGTGTTTTTCCGGCTATGGTGGCGTTACTGGTCTGGAGGCGGGCGTAAGAACCTTCCGCCGGGGCCGCCGGGGTGGCCAATAGTGGGAAATCTAATCCAAGTCATCCTTCAACGTCGGCACTTCATCTACGTCGTCCGCGACTTACGTGCAAAGTACGGACCAATCTTTACCATGCAGATGGGGCAGCGGACTCTCATAATCGTCACCAGCTCCGACCTCATCCACGAGGCTCTCGTCCAGAGAGGTCCCGAGTTTGCGTCCCGCCCTGCTGACTCCCCCATCCGCCTCCTCTTCAGCGTCGGAAAGTGCGCCATCAACTCCGCAGAGTACGGCCCTCTCTGGCGTACCTTGCGAAGAAACTTCGTCACCGAGTTGATCAACCCAGCGAGGATAAGGCAGTGCAGCTGGATCAGAAACTGGGCTATCAAATCCCACATGGACAGGCTGTTAAAGTCCGACGGCGGCATTGTCCATGTGATGAGCGAATGCCGGCTCACCACCTGTAGCATCCTCATATGCTTGTGTTTCGGGGCGAAAATCTCCGACGAGAAGATCAAGACTATCGAGAGCGTGTTGAAAGACGTTATGATGATGACAACTCCGAAGCTCCCCGATTTCCTGCCAGTGCTGACTCCGTTGTTCCGCAGGCAGGTCGGGGAGGCGAAAGAGCTGAGGAGGAGGCAGTTGGAGTGTTTGGTTCCACTTGTTAGAGACAGAAAAGCATTTGTTCTTGGAAGTGATAACGTTGAGGATGAAAATGTTAGAAAGATAATGGTGAGTCCAAAGGGCGCAGCTTATATTGACTCCTTGTTTGAGCTGGAGGTGCCCGGAAGAGGAAAAGACGGAGGCCGCAGGCGGTTGGAAGAGGAGGAGCTGGTAACGCTAGTCTCCGAAGTCATTAACGCTGGGACGGATACGAGTGCTACTGCGTTGGAGTGGGCTTTATTTCATTTGGTGATGGACCAAAAAATTCAAGAGAAGCTCTACAGGGAAATCGTTGATTGTGTAGGGACGGATCGCAGTCCTTACACAGATCAACAAAAGCCGCACGAAGAGGTGATCACTGAGAGTGACGTGGAGAAAATGAGCTACCTTTCCGCGGTGGTGAAGGAAACATTCCGGCGTCACCCGCCAAGCCACTTCGTCTTGTCACACGCAACAGTGAAGGACACGGAGCTCGGCGGGTACACCGTGCCCGCGGATGCGAGCGTGGAGTTTTACACTGCATGGGTTACTGAGGATCCGGAGATGTGGGAGGACCCTGGTGAGTTCCGACCAGAGAGGTTCATGGCGGGAGGAGACGGGGTTGACGTGGACGTGACGGGGACCAAAGGGGTGAAGATGGTGCCGTTTGGAGCTGGCAGGCGGATCTGCCCGGCGTGGACGTTGGGAACTCTGCATATAAACCTACTGCTTGCCCGGATGGTGCACGCTTTTAAATGGTTGCCAGTGCCAGATTCCCCTCCGGACCCGACTGAGACGTTTGCATTTACGGTTATTATGAAGAACCCTCTCAAGGCCATCATTGTTCCTAGGTCGTCAATGTCGTCAACCAAGATCTAA
- the LOC126627769 gene encoding cyclin-U4-1-like, whose translation MADQLEETTTSPESMPRMIAFMSSVLERVSKSNDLNRRFHRTQKLSVFHSLTTPTISIHSYLQRIFKYADCSPSCFIVAYVYLDRFTQMQPLLPIDSFNVHRLLITSVLVSAKFMDDIYYNNAFYARVGGISTQEMNLLEVDFLFGLGFQMNVTPATYYTYCSYLQREMLLQSPLQFADSPVDLARRLKLYCSFDEDESTHQKQLAV comes from the exons ATGGCTGATCAGCTCGAGGAGACGACGACGAGCCCAGAATCCATGCCAAGAATGATAGCCTTCATGTCCTCCGTCCTCGAGCGGGTTTCCAAGTCCAACGACCTGAACCGGAGGTTCCACCGGACCCAGAAGCTGTCGGTCTTCCACTCCCTGACCACGCCCACAATCTCAATCCACAGCTACCTCCAGAGGATCTTCAAGTACGCCGATTGCAGCCCATCTTGCTTCATCGTCGCCTACGTCTACCTCGACCGGTTCACTCAGATGCAGCCATTGCTGCCCATCGATTCCTTCAATGTCCATCGCTTGCTCATCACCAGCGTCTTGGTCTCTGCAAAGTTCATGGACGACAT TTACTACAACAATGCATTTTATGCCAGAGTTGGAGGGATCAGCACACAAGAGATGAACCTTCTTGAGGTGGACTTCTTGTTCGGATTAGGGTTCCAAATGAACGTGACGCCGGCGACATATTACACCTACTGCTCTTACCTTCAGAGAGAAATGTTGCTGCAATCTCCTCTACAATTTGCAGATTCTCCTGTGGATTTGGCAAGACGTTTAAAGCTTTACtgctcctttgatgaagatGAATCCACCCATCAAAAGCAGCTTGCTGTTTAA